ATTCAGTATGTTGATATGAAGTACATCCTTTTCACAGCAGACATTTTGAATTGTGGCAGCAGGAAACCACATAAATTCAGTCACATTGACGATGGTAATGTTTAGTTTTCATTCAGTATCCTTAGTAAACCTGTCTATGCAAATGTATTGCATAAAATATAATAGTTCAAGTTACTGGATAACTTCACTTTTGGTTATTTGAATGTATGTTCACTATAATATAAATATCATCCAACTGGATCAattaaaatttattttttagatTTCATAAGGTTGGTTTAATACAGTTTAATAAATGTTTCAGATGAGGTGAGTAATtacttctgtgtgtgtgtgtgtgtgtgtgtgtgtgagtgtgagagaTGTTTAATTTGGTTGATTGGGTTACATACCAATATTATTGTATATTAGTATACATTTATGTCTGGGGGAATTTGAGTTTTCGCAAAGTCTCTAAATACCATAATTCAGATCATTTATGTATTCAGTGTAGCCTGGATAcgacaattcaattaaaaattaTGTTATTAATCCCCCCAGGGAAGCTCATTTTCAAGCAGCTGATatcttatacaggactgtctcagaaaattaaaatattgtgattttctgtaatgcaattacaaaaacaaaaatgtcatacattctggattcattacaaatcaattgaaatattgcaagcctttttattattttaatattgctgatcatggcttacagcttaagaaaactcaaatatcctatctcaaaaaattagaatattctgggaatcttactCTTAGCGAGTATAGAAAATGcatggaatggatggatgggatttTAGTACTCAATTTGGTAAAAAAGTTTCCACCAGCTAAGTTGTTCACCAGTTGTAATAGACCTACAGCTGTTTTGGTGTGAGATGTTTGTAATCAAGAAAGCCCATTGGGGATTGGATGTTTTTCAGGCAATAACTCGCCTTGCACCTTGTGTTCGTGGCTGAGACAAGGACCACAGTCCAATTAAATGGCTTCATCAAACTATGATTATCTCAAATTAAATGTGGACATATTCATGCTGACTGTTTCAGACATGGAAAAACCCAGCTGGGTGTCCAGTGATTTATAAGTAACTAACCTCAGTTGAGTTGTTTTGAATACAAAGGTCTTGTAGTGTAAAATCCTTGATGTCACCAGATTCGTACTGCATCATCATGAAGGTACTAttgattttattaataattactgtAGTGACTGTCCTGGCAACCAATTAGCCACCTGGCTGGGTGCGGGGTGGGACTTGTTTTtgacatggatggatgaatgaatgaatgaatgtccaTAGCAACGTCCATTGTTGGCTGAGGTTCCCATTTATTGCAACGTTCACAATATGTTTACTTTAAAATGGTCTATGTGAGTAATTGTGAAGGttatggcaggtaaaaaacagTGACACCAATGCAACAATTGGCCACCCAGTACACCTGTGTCTAAATACCACCAAATCATGACCCTAATCTGCACTGCCACCCAGTCCCAActagaaaataaagaaacactGACATAAGATCAGATGAGAAATAAAGCTTGAAACGTTTTTTTGTACAACATTCAGAAAACAAAATGAGCCATTTTTAGGTCTGTATGAATCCATTCACACACCTCAAGTTGATTCCAAGTTTTTATACTAAAATCAGTCCATATTTGAAGTGAATGTGTGGCTCTAAGATGTTTCTTTTTCCCTCCTAGATTGGTGAAAATTGGTGTGGCGCAGAAGAGCGAGGGTATTTTTGTTTTGGCACCACGTATAAAGTCTTTGGCGATACCAAGGAACTGTATTTCAAAGTCCTAAGTGTACTATTTTCTTGATAGCTCTTGTTTATAGGACTTTATCTTTTAACAAAAAGGATACCTGGCTGTAGATTTTTCTGTAAAATTTTGTTTCAAAGCCTGCATGCACAGTAACCTTTAACTTATGTAAAACAGTGTGATGTTTATCACTTTTTGTATGAAatcacaaattaaaaaaagacattccCTGAAAACATCTCTTGTACAACTTTGTTACTGATGACTTTTGAGCTCTTTTAgtaagaaaatgctacattatATAAATTCTACTACTCTGACAGCCATTAAACATTTTGACTTGAAACATTTGATTATACTTGGATATGAGATAGCCGTCAGTCCAATGCTTGTACCACACAACATATCAATGACGGCAAAACATTTGATTAATCACTTTCACAAAGCTCTCCGTATCTACATTATAAGAAGGCTACATGGATGAATTTCTTGATTTTTCTTCCACTCTCCATTTAGGGGCTGGTTTACCTATGCTTAAGATGGCAGAGCATGATGGGGAGTAATCAGTTTAACTCTTCCAGCTGTAGATGGTGCTTGTAGCTAGATACACAAACAGGGGAAGCATTGTTTACAGCaacctgtatttatttattaaaaaaaaaaaaaaatgcacaaatgaAATAGTCAACAATATAATACAAATTTGCTCTGGTTTTGCGTTATTACAAAAATCTATCCCGGGCATGGCCCTGCCGAGTTCTTCCATTCATTTTTCCAGTGGAGCATAATTCAACAGTTTCTCAATAAGATCCACGTGAGAAAGGAGCATCCTTCGGCAGCAGTACCTCTTCAGGCCCAGGGCATCAAGTGCATCACTTAGGGAGGAGAAAGTAATGTCAGGAAGGAGAAAGTAATCATGTCAGTCCCAATGCAACtaatttgactaaaaataaaacaatactatACACATGCCTTAATGGTCTCAATTACTCGACATTATTTGGTCCATCAGAGCATTCAGTTTGATAACATAAACCCTCTTTAACAGTTGATGACAAAAGGGCAAGAAGAGTTTTTGTGTCCttattaaaagtaaaagtaatttgGACAAGATCTGCAGCGGGACTTTTCCTAAATGTACCTCAATCTCTATACATGAACAgaactttaattttttttcacagaacTTACTACACTCCTGTTTGCCTCCAGAGAATGTTCCCTGACACTTCCAACCATTGTTATAAATGTAAAACACAGAAAGGTACATTTATCCatttgttttggtcatgtgaccacatCCAGATTTTCTGGAAGGGGGTTCACTCTGTAATCCAGGAGGCCACTGGTAAACAGCTCTTGCTgactcttttctttttacttaaCCATGATGCTCCAGACAATTTTTTTGGACACGGACACCAAATCTGTGCTCTCTCTGTTGATAATTCTTTTGTTCCTggctaaaaaatgtatcttgcTGCGGTGGTCAACTCCCCAGGTCCCTACAGTCGACATGTGGATGTCACAGATTTCTGCTCTTATTCCTCTCGAGAATTTGACTCATGACCTTAATCACAAATCGGACAAGTTTTGGAGGATCTGGGAATCATTGCACTCCTCCTTACAGAAGTCTTAACTCAGCTTCTGCCCCTCAAGGATGAGAACTGCCTATTCTTTCTTTCACTTTATTCCATGTATGTGCTCTTCGTTTACTTGTCTCTTAATTTACTTATTCTATTTATGCATACGTACTGCACAGCACTTACTGTTGGTTTGgggtgggtttttttattttatgttttgttctgttctaATGTTTGTACCcatacaataataaaataaaatgacaaaaataacaaatacactGAGGTCGTCAAGTCAGTTGCTTTTAGACGTCCCGAAATCTAGGCTCAAAACTAGAGGTGACCGAGCTTTCGCGGTGGCCGgccctaagctgtggaatagtttgccaCTAAATGTTAGATCTGCTGAGACCCTAatggtttttaagtcttctttgaaaacttatttattttctttggcttttagtgtgtgACAAATTAGTTCCCTACATCTGtgtgaagtgattgtgcactttatgtgtctgttctttgtcgtctattctctattatctattttttattactattttattgatcattttagtatgttagtgattttattgtttctacactgtgtactgtgtttttattttggtattgttttattttcttgtatgctgtacagcagtgattcttaaccatagggccgcggcccacacttgggccgcgagcgccatctagtgggccgccaaaagaaattcagttttgtacgtgtgggccgcgagggccgcgggactgcatagcaactcccaaccaaatgaggagaagaagacactcagctagctgtacgtgtaatagtaagagaaatggtgtttctttacagagaaaatccttcattttgcacagagtaggtttagatccgccaggatcgattaattgggtctgcgcccagagcgagcgagcgcggcgtgatcatctatcccggcgcgtccccgcggccggggaggtcggctgaggctgccgctcgggcggtgggctccgtcgttactgctgaaggatggtagatgtagatgcgtgggctgtcgtgtctgctggactggactgttcgggctttcgaaaaagcatcggaaagtaactgctgcagcgcgaccagagagctgcggtgcgggctgtgcccgtcgcagctgatcaggctcggatgaacccgacacactgagtcctgacaacgtattaatgtaaataacttaaagtaaaatcaaactaagttttgtcctcgctgtatttttaaatatgcaacccggaatggacaaattcatcctgttcagtcttcccactgggacaaaaccagtgtctcatacgttcagagactgtggcgttcaaagtgcgaaagtgaaacgccactgaaacaaaacacaaagtttttcatcaaacatatccactcaagtctgaactgaagtcacagaaaataagctgagcatcttaaaacacccatgtttgggtccagatacagctgtgaagcagctttctccacagtgaacataattaaaactaaatatcgtttcaggctcatcaatgagcacattcacatgtgtatgagaacctgaacctgaaccttaaattgttaagatgtgtttatattaatttagtataaaaatgtgttgagacaattaacaaagaaaaggggaaattcaaactgctggtagagaaataaaataagatagcatttgaaaaataaaataaaatctactttatttttaagagaaaaaaatatgtttaattcaagttaaacatgttaattggcaaatatgtactttttttaatataacagtcagatgcagatgttgatgcaactatgaggctacttgaatatatacacacacacatatatatatatatatatatatatatatatatatatatatatatatatatatatatatatatatatatatatatatatatatatattattatgatgttctggaccttcgcttgagtaaattttctctaaatggacctcttaaagttgaatacccctgctatacagtgtttatatttaatgggccctgggccactctgtactgaaaaaattgggccccaaggtcggaaaggttaagaacccctgctgtacagcactttggtcgacctcggtcgtttttaaatgtgctttataaataaaattgacattgacaattgaaaaaccaataaaaaaataaaataagtttcataaagtaaaaaaaaaaagaagtaacatTATTTAATGAAATACTATCAGTCACATAGGGAGATGTGAAAACTGTGACGCTGACAAAAATTCCAGTTCTCTCACCCCTCGGTGTACTCTGCTTGAAGGAGCCCAAGGTAAGCTTCCCATTTGTTCCCCACAATCTTCCCACAAGTGAAGCACCTCACAGGGATGATCATTGTTGGACACCTGTAAACGGTCACATCATTCCTTTATCAACATCTGATTATACAATACACCAAAAGGAATAATTACAGGGCTATGAACGACTCACTTGTATTGCTGGTATCTTATTAATAAGCAATGTTATCACTAACGCAGACCTCGTGCTGCATAGCATGCTGCTAACGTCCCTGCTAAAAACACTGCAGCTCAGCTGTGGCTGCATGACTGTCTACAGTTAATACGATCAATGCACAGTGGCTACAGCTTTGCACTTTTTGTACTCAAAAGTGTTAATACGATTATGTTTGTGAATAGTTAAAGTGATGATGGTTAGTCAAGAGTATTGGGGACAAAGTTATGGCTAACCCATGCGCTATTACTAGCCACACAACTAGCGCTTTGACAGCAAACCTAACATGCTACCGCGATTCAAATGAGAACAAACTCACTTCCAAGTCAATGCACACTCTCTAaaatatagcttttttttttttttttttttaccttttatgtATTCGGTCTGTCCCAGTAAAACGGTCTTAATTCTCTGGAAACGATCAGCTCCTGTATGCTGGTGGAGGTTTCGCTCTCGaaccggaattatggttctgctgcgttaaatcgacacagaacctacggcgtagggtacgcggcgacgcgtaacttactctgcgttggtgtaacgcgggaccataaatcagccttcagtcccTCCGGCCGCATCAGCAACTTCCTGTCCCGACccaccaaaataaaagcatagcAATTTATTCATAATGgtcgatgatgatgatgatgatgcgcGGTTCTGTTCTTGTTCTACTTTACTGGCGGTTGACAAACAACGAAACAGTGCgcattaccgccacctactggtaTGCATTGTGGTTCAATATAAAAGGTAGGTCGAAGTCGAATATTATATAACCTCACAACCTGATtattattaagataagataagataagatgaatctttattgtctcccttaggagaaatttgtcttggacgcGACAATCACACTCCAATAAACATAGAAACATTATTACCATATTACATTATGGTTGCAGCTTATCTATGCATTATCTACCCTTTTATTGGAAATTGGGATCATAGGGATCTGCTGACGCCTATTCCAT
This genomic interval from Cololabis saira isolate AMF1-May2022 chromosome 2, fColSai1.1, whole genome shotgun sequence contains the following:
- the polr2l gene encoding DNA-directed RNA polymerases I, II, and III subunit RPABC5, which codes for MIIPVRCFTCGKIVGNKWEAYLGLLQAEYTEGDALDALGLKRYCCRRMLLSHVDLIEKLLNYAPLEK